The following proteins are co-located in the Pyrococcus abyssi GE5 genome:
- a CDS encoding NAD(+) kinase, translating into MRFGIVARRDREEALKLAYRVYDYLKVRGYDAIVDSETYEHFPHFKEEDIAKLEEFDVDFIIAIGGDGTILRIEHKTKKDIPILSINMGTLGFLTEVEPSETFFAINRLLRGEYYIDERIKLRTYINGEARIPDALNEVAILTGIPGKVIHLRYYVDGGLADEVRADGLVVATPTGSTGYAMSAGGPFVDPRLDTIIIAPLLPLPRTSVPMVVPGYSKIEIEFVTKREVILAVDGQYYEHLSPDIKIRIEKSPRKTKFVRFTREIYPKYTMRIKERH; encoded by the coding sequence ATGAGGTTTGGCATAGTTGCAAGGAGAGATAGAGAAGAGGCCCTCAAGCTCGCCTATAGGGTTTACGATTACCTGAAGGTTAGGGGTTACGATGCAATTGTCGATTCCGAGACTTACGAGCATTTCCCCCACTTCAAGGAAGAGGACATAGCGAAGCTGGAAGAGTTCGACGTCGACTTTATAATAGCTATCGGCGGAGATGGGACGATCCTTAGGATAGAGCACAAAACAAAGAAAGATATTCCAATTTTAAGCATAAACATGGGCACTCTTGGATTTCTAACTGAAGTTGAGCCGTCTGAAACGTTTTTCGCTATAAACAGACTTTTACGTGGTGAATATTACATAGACGAGAGAATAAAGCTTAGAACGTACATCAACGGAGAGGCTAGAATCCCGGATGCGTTGAACGAGGTAGCAATATTGACGGGAATCCCAGGGAAGGTAATCCACTTAAGGTACTACGTCGATGGGGGATTGGCAGATGAAGTTAGGGCTGATGGGTTGGTAGTTGCAACGCCGACTGGCTCCACCGGCTACGCCATGTCGGCTGGAGGTCCTTTCGTTGATCCAAGGTTAGATACGATAATAATAGCTCCCCTCCTCCCCCTCCCAAGGACTTCGGTTCCGATGGTAGTTCCTGGGTACTCTAAGATTGAGATTGAATTCGTGACGAAGAGGGAGGTTATATTAGCTGTAGATGGCCAATACTATGAGCACCTTTCCCCAGACATAAAGATAAGGATCGAGAAGAGTCCAAGGAAGACGAAGTTCGTCCGCTTTACGAGGGAGATTTATCCAAAGTACACGATGAGGATAAAGGAAAGGCATTAG
- a CDS encoding ribbon-helix-helix domain-containing protein, whose protein sequence is MYVVTKRKATRGNPTKIISVRIPEFVDRQIEALVELGLFKDRSDFINYALQKVLFEMFDKIVIYPSEDVIELVLSQEPNTPPAEEELREVIENVEREVNSKFAGSGSDRFKRRRVLRVRRADSGSNDRDEAVE, encoded by the coding sequence ATGTACGTTGTGACGAAACGAAAAGCCACTAGAGGGAACCCCACTAAAATCATTAGTGTTAGAATCCCAGAATTCGTTGATAGGCAGATTGAAGCCCTCGTTGAGCTTGGACTGTTTAAGGATCGCTCGGATTTTATAAACTACGCCCTGCAAAAAGTCCTATTTGAGATGTTCGACAAGATAGTGATTTACCCTTCGGAGGACGTGATTGAGCTCGTGCTATCACAAGAGCCTAACACTCCTCCCGCTGAGGAGGAGCTCCGAGAGGTGATTGAGAATGTCGAGAGGGAGGTCAATTCAAAGTTTGCCGGTTCGGGTAGTGATAGATTTAAACGTCGTCGTGTCCTCCGTGTTAGGAGGGCCGACAGCGGGTCCAATGACCGTGATGAAGCTGTTGAATGA
- a CDS encoding DUF3267 domain-containing protein — MNKLDLKEYKWDLLSLYFILFALSAKVATLIVGEVGVEIKSMFEFAKYIILPLLLVIILHEGMHVLVLKLLGAEIKVGISSITKLDVSPYIATPSKIRARDYVKVSLAPVVLSIIFLALAKIYSSFFWGFAFLLNTAGLSGDILVALSLAKMPREALVWDEGTVMVSSHEFPRPYPKLVSYILRGIIAVFLIILIANTKFVVVRD, encoded by the coding sequence ATGAACAAGCTGGACTTGAAAGAGTACAAATGGGACCTGCTCTCGCTCTACTTTATATTGTTCGCACTTTCAGCTAAGGTAGCGACCTTAATAGTTGGAGAAGTTGGAGTGGAAATAAAATCGATGTTTGAATTCGCCAAGTACATTATTTTGCCTCTACTGCTCGTTATTATCTTGCACGAGGGCATGCACGTTCTAGTTCTAAAGCTCCTTGGCGCAGAGATTAAGGTTGGCATCTCGTCAATAACCAAACTAGATGTCTCTCCTTACATAGCGACTCCAAGTAAAATTAGGGCCAGGGATTACGTCAAAGTTAGCCTGGCACCGGTAGTGTTATCTATAATCTTCTTGGCATTGGCTAAGATTTACAGCTCGTTCTTCTGGGGATTCGCATTCCTCCTAAATACGGCGGGCCTCTCTGGGGATATATTGGTTGCCCTTTCCCTTGCTAAAATGCCCAGAGAAGCTCTCGTTTGGGATGAAGGGACAGTTATGGTTTCGAGCCATGAATTCCCGAGGCCATATCCAAAGTTAGTTTCATACATTCTTAGGGGGATTATTGCGGTCTTTCTGATAATCCTGATAGCTAACACTAAGTTCGTGGTCGTTAGGGACTGA
- a CDS encoding polyprenyl synthetase family protein, producing MKMGVGKYDELFNRIKERAKLVDEKLFELIPEKEPKVLYEAARHYPLAGGKRIRPFVVLTATEAVGGNALKAIYPAVAIELIHNYSLVHDDIMDMDETRRGKPTVHKVWGINMAILAGDLLFSKAFEAISRAEISPEKKAKVLETIVKASNELCEGQALDLEFENREMVSIEEYMRMISGKTGALFDASAKVGGIVGTENEEYIEALSRWGRNVGMAFQIWDDVLDLIADEEKLGKPVGSDIRKGKKTLIVAHFFENADEKAKEKFLKVFGKYAGDVKGKGIIEEDVKAEVMEAIELLKEHGSIDYASRIARELVEKANEALNVLPESRARKDLELLASFMVEREY from the coding sequence ATGAAAATGGGGGTTGGAAAGTACGATGAGCTATTTAATAGGATAAAGGAGAGGGCTAAACTAGTCGATGAAAAGTTATTCGAGTTAATTCCCGAGAAAGAGCCCAAGGTTCTTTACGAAGCAGCCAGACATTACCCGCTTGCAGGTGGTAAGAGGATTAGGCCCTTCGTGGTTTTGACGGCAACAGAAGCCGTTGGTGGAAATGCATTGAAGGCTATTTATCCGGCAGTTGCCATCGAGTTGATCCATAACTATTCCCTAGTCCACGACGACATAATGGACATGGACGAGACTAGGAGGGGAAAGCCGACCGTGCACAAGGTTTGGGGAATAAACATGGCGATCTTAGCCGGCGACTTATTATTCAGCAAGGCCTTCGAGGCTATATCTAGGGCTGAAATTTCACCTGAAAAGAAAGCTAAAGTTCTTGAAACGATAGTCAAGGCGTCAAATGAGCTCTGCGAGGGGCAGGCCTTGGACTTAGAATTCGAGAACAGGGAAATGGTTAGCATAGAGGAATACATGAGGATGATAAGCGGAAAAACTGGAGCTCTCTTTGATGCCTCAGCTAAAGTAGGGGGAATAGTTGGAACCGAAAACGAGGAATACATAGAGGCCCTGTCGAGGTGGGGAAGGAACGTTGGAATGGCGTTCCAGATATGGGATGACGTCCTAGACTTGATAGCCGACGAGGAGAAGCTTGGAAAACCAGTGGGTAGCGACATTAGGAAGGGCAAGAAGACTTTGATAGTTGCTCACTTCTTCGAGAACGCGGATGAGAAAGCGAAGGAGAAGTTCTTAAAGGTCTTTGGAAAGTACGCTGGGGACGTTAAGGGGAAGGGAATAATAGAGGAGGACGTAAAGGCGGAGGTAATGGAGGCCATAGAGCTACTCAAGGAGCATGGGAGCATAGATTATGCGAGTAGAATAGCAAGGGAACTAGTTGAGAAGGCAAATGAGGCTTTAAACGTTCTACCCGAGAGCAGGGCGAGAAAGGATTTAGAGTTGCTTGCGAGTTTCATGGTTGAGAGGGAGTACTGA